The following are encoded in a window of Panulirus ornatus isolate Po-2019 chromosome 61, ASM3632096v1, whole genome shotgun sequence genomic DNA:
- the LOC139767435 gene encoding uncharacterized protein has translation MVGVNAETLWMWLGHRDPRSRHRGKTDLRSRSKRQGRKATEEEEEGGGGGEEEEEEEEEEEDGGGGGGGRQCEEDDEVEVRLRSSSLARLTHLHLANKGITHIVRSPTQQQHVFSHLIRFLFTRSPTERFLSVATFSVHWVTQQHENVTWCPGVRVAFLQHNHLTRLSNLWPLTLLHELYLHDNHITRLECLQELVSLRRLLVPGNRVGVIEALPGGLQELHAQYQRLPPGDALVLDPHALATIQVGWSLLIPPHPTGHHRPGPCFLHFHPSFLDFHPSFTSILPSFLPSLTQGGGVTHVVCTQVLRVAHNDLTHLGHVRAVLGRLGQLEELDLSGNPVTAHRRYRPALIRASPPTLELLDGRTVTSQSRQFLLEADHYWKVQRRRTQGPGPSRDTCPRGPGPSRDTQPIRRDPHLLFAPATSSSPSVVVATAPRFVLGALRRPEFDLVLRRAQRRRARVRAPPLEADLDPSLRDWSASGGVAEDDVYPGGVVEDDVYAGGVAEGDVYQGGVAEDDVYAGGVAEDDVYPGGVVEDDLHQRQRSWDPSGGVRGPPPAGYDEGRRPRPPPPAGYDEGRRPRPRPPPPAGYDEGRRPRPRPPPPGSAAPEKTVWFAGGRGSEDEVLEDDLEEDLPRLVPRPYWRNKPAVCRSYWRNATHDGTRNATHDGTRNATHQGTRNATHDGTRNATHQTAPPTLPNTTSSNTT, from the exons ATGGTTGGGGTTAACGCAGAGACATTATGGATGTGGTTGGGTCATCGTGACCCGAGGTCAAGACACAGAGGCAAGACTGACCTAAG GTCACGCAGCAAACGCCAGGGGAGGAAGgcgactgaggaggaggaggaaggaggaggaggaggagaggaggaagaggaagaagaggaggaggaggaggatggaggaggaggaggaggagggaggcagtgtgaggaAGATGACGAGGTGGAGGTCAGACTCAGGTCATCCTCGCTGGCCCGTTTGACCCACCTCCACCTGGCTAACAAGGGAATCACCCACATCGTACGTTCACCCACCCAACAACAACACGTTTTCTCTCACTTGATACGTTTTCTGTTCACTAGGTCACCCACAGAGCGTTTTCTCTCAGTAGCTACGTTTTCTGTTCACTGGGTCACCCAGCAACAC gagaacGTCACGTGGTGTCCCGGGGTGCGGGTTGCCTTCTTGCAGCACAACCATCTCACACGTCTCTCCAACCTGtggccactcaccctcctgcacgaaCTCTACCTCCATgacaaccacatcaccag GTTGGAGTGcctgcaggagctggtgagtCTCCGTCGTCTGCTGGTGCCTGGCAACCGGGTCGGGGTCATCGAAGCCCTGCCTGGGGGCCTGCAGGAGCTCCACGCACAGTACCAGCGCCTCCCGCCAGGCGACGCCCTTGTCCTCGACCCCCACGCCCTGGCCACCATccaggtgggttggtcacttctcataccaccccatcccacaggccACCACAGGCCAGGCCCCTGC ttccttcacttccatccttccttccttgacttccatccttccttcacttccatccttccttccttccttccttcactgacCCAGGGTGGCGGTGTGACCCATGTGGTGTGTACGCAGGTGTTGCGGGTGGCCCACAATGACCTGACCCACCTGGGTCACGTGAGAGCTGTCCTGGGTCGTCTGGGTCAACTGGAGGAGCTTGACCTGAGTGGCAACCCAGTCACCGCCCACAGACGTTATCGCCCCGCCCTCATCCGCGCCTCCCCGCCCACTCTAG AACTTCTGGACGGTCGAACAGTGACGTCACAGTCCAGGCAATTCCTGCTGGAGGCAGATCATTACTGGAAGGTCCAGAG ACGTAGGACCCAGGGACCTGGACCGTCCCGGGACACGTGTCCCCGGGGACCTGGACCGTCCCGGGACACGCAGCCCATCAGGAGGGACCCACACCTGCTCTTCGCCCCGGCCACGTCATCATCGCCCTCAG TGGTCGTGGCCACAGCTCCCCGCTTCGTCCTGGGCGCGCTCAGACGCCCGGAGTTCGACCTCGTACTCCGACGCGCCCAGCGGAGGCGCGCTCGAGTACGAGCTCCACCTCTGGAGGCCGACCTTGACCCCAGTCTCCGCGACTGGTCGGCCTCGGGAGGCGTGGCGGAGGACGACGTGTACCCGGGAGGCGTGGTGGAGGACGACGTGTACGCGGGAGGTGTGGCGGAGGGCGACGTGTACCAGGGAGGCGTGGCGGAGGACGACGTGTACGCGGGAGGCGTGGCGGAGGACGACGTGTACCCGGGAGGCGTGGTGGAGGACGACCTCCACCAGCGGCAGAGGTCGTGGGACCCGTCAGGAGGGGTTcgaggtcctcctccagcagggtaTGACGAGGGGCGTCgccctcgacctcctcctccagcagggtaCGACGAGGGGCGTCGCCCTCgccctcgacctcctcctccagcagggtaCGACGAGGGGCGTCGCCCTcgacctcgacctcctcctccaggctccgCCGCGCCCGAGAAGACCGTCTGGTTCGCTGGAGGACGAGGTTCCGAGGACGAGGTGCTGGAGGACGACCTCGAGGAGGACCTGCCCAGGCTCGTCCCGCGGCCATATTGGAGGAACAAACCCGCTGTGTGCCGGTCCTACTGGCGGAACGCGACGCACGACGGAACGCGGAACGCAACGCACGACGGAACGCGGAACGCAACGCACCAGGGAACGCGGAACGCAACGCACGACGGAACGCGGAACGCGACGCACCAAAcagctcctccaacactacctaacaccacctcctccaacactacctaa
- the LOC139767436 gene encoding uncharacterized protein codes for MDEALTCNVCDRAFPTSRLLTSHQTRKRHYGCSTCENVFPTLMSLEAHKEETNHWSDHDLFLDDEDDEDDDDLDEFYDDDENEEEREKLL; via the exons ATGG ACGAGGCGCTGACGTGCAACGTGTGCGACAGAGCGTTCCCCACGAGTCGCCTGCTGACCTCACACCAGACCAGGAAGAGGCACtacgg ATGTTCGACTTGTGAGAACGTTTTCCCGACCTTGATGTCCCTGGAGGCTCACAAAGAGGAAACCAACCACTGGTCGGACCACGACCTGTTCctggacgacgaggacgacgaggacgacgacgacctGGACGAATTCTACGACGACGACGAAAACGAAGAAGAACGGGAAAAATTATTATAG